Proteins co-encoded in one Cellulosilyticum sp. I15G10I2 genomic window:
- the spoVG gene encoding septation regulator SpoVG: MEITDIRVRKINKDGKMKAVVSVTFDNEFVVHDIKVIEGDKGRFIAMPSRKTLDGEFRDIAHPINSETRDRIQNQVLEKYEMVLLSDEVAVMGEDELYIEE; encoded by the coding sequence ATGGAAATCACAGATATTAGGGTGAGGAAAATTAATAAAGACGGAAAAATGAAGGCAGTAGTTTCTGTTACTTTTGATAATGAATTTGTAGTGCATGATATCAAAGTAATAGAAGGAGACAAAGGGCGTTTTATTGCTATGCCAAGCCGAAAAACATTAGATGGGGAATTTAGAGATATTGCGCATCCTATTAATTCTGAAACAAGAGATCGTATTCAAAATCAAGTGCTTGAAAAGTATGAAATGGTGTTGCTTTCTGATGAAGTAGCTGTTATGGGAGAAGACGAACTCTACATAGAAGAATAA
- a CDS encoding ribose-phosphate diphosphokinase, producing the protein MIRNYTDIKVFTGNAHPQLAKEISEKLDIHLGKSEITRFSDAEIGVKIDEKVRGTDVYIIQPTSTPANEHLMELLIMIDAMKRASAGRITAVIPYYGYARQDRKTRARDPISSKLVADILQTAGADRVLTMDLHCAQIQGFFNIPVDHLVGMPLLTKYYADKLGDDADNVVAVSPDLGSVGRVRAFATKLDIPLAIIDKRRPKANVSEIMNIIGDVNGKKVILIDDMIDTAGTICNAANALRERGATSVFACCTHGVLSGPAMERIQASAIEELVILNTIVIPEDKKIAKVKEISVAPIFADAIRRIHEDLSVSKLFD; encoded by the coding sequence ATGATTAGAAATTACACTGATATTAAGGTGTTTACTGGAAATGCACATCCTCAGCTTGCAAAAGAAATTTCTGAGAAGCTAGATATTCATCTTGGCAAATCTGAGATTACACGATTTAGTGATGCGGAGATAGGGGTTAAAATTGATGAAAAGGTACGTGGTACAGATGTTTATATTATTCAGCCAACATCTACACCTGCTAATGAGCATCTTATGGAACTCTTAATCATGATAGATGCGATGAAACGTGCTTCTGCAGGACGTATTACAGCAGTTATACCTTACTACGGTTATGCAAGACAGGATAGAAAGACAAGAGCGAGAGATCCGATTAGTTCAAAGCTAGTAGCGGATATTCTTCAAACAGCAGGTGCAGACAGAGTACTTACTATGGACTTGCACTGTGCACAAATTCAAGGGTTTTTCAATATTCCAGTAGATCATTTGGTAGGCATGCCTCTATTAACAAAATATTATGCGGATAAATTAGGTGATGATGCGGATAATGTGGTTGCTGTTTCTCCAGATCTCGGCAGCGTGGGGAGAGTTAGAGCTTTTGCAACTAAGTTAGATATTCCTTTAGCAATTATTGACAAGAGAAGACCGAAGGCAAATGTGTCTGAAATTATGAATATTATCGGAGATGTAAATGGCAAAAAGGTTATTTTAATTGATGATATGATTGATACAGCGGGAACGATATGTAATGCAGCTAATGCTTTAAGAGAAAGAGGGGCAACATCTGTATTTGCATGCTGTACACACGGGGTATTATCTGGACCAGCAATGGAAAGAATTCAGGCTTCTGCAATAGAGGAACTTGTTATTCTTAATACAATAGTTATCCCAGAAGATAAAAAAATTGCAAAAGTTAAAGAAATATCTGTAGCACCTATTTTTGCAGATGCTATCAGACGTATTCATGAAGATTTATCAGTTTCTAAGTTATTTGATTAA
- the purR gene encoding pur operon repressor, which translates to MKKVQKHDRISVITNILTNNPNKIFTLTHFCDIFKCAKSTISEDLDIIKDIFRNYELGAIETVSGAAGGVYYNPLMTKEQMQVFTKKLCELINTPDRIIPGGYIYTNDFLYSPNISKNIGIALASLFKHVQFDYVITVETKGIPIALMTAMVLNKPMVVVRNQSKLTDGTVIHMNYITGSNHRIKTMCLSTRAIKKGSKVLFIDDFMKAGGTAKGIIDLMQEFEAELVGVGVLMATNVPEKKLVEDFKTLLWLDTVDESNKVVDIYSLQE; encoded by the coding sequence ATGAAAAAGGTACAAAAACATGACAGAATAAGTGTCATTACCAATATTTTAACGAATAATCCTAATAAAATATTTACACTTACTCATTTTTGTGACATTTTTAAATGTGCCAAATCAACAATCAGTGAAGATTTAGATATTATAAAAGATATTTTTAGAAATTATGAATTAGGAGCGATAGAAACTGTATCAGGTGCAGCTGGAGGGGTTTATTATAATCCCCTTATGACAAAAGAACAAATGCAAGTGTTTACAAAAAAATTATGTGAACTTATTAATACACCGGATAGAATTATTCCGGGAGGGTATATTTATACTAATGACTTTTTATACTCTCCTAATATATCTAAAAACATAGGGATTGCTCTTGCAAGCCTTTTTAAGCATGTACAGTTTGATTATGTTATTACTGTAGAAACAAAAGGTATTCCTATAGCACTTATGACAGCTATGGTGCTTAATAAGCCTATGGTCGTTGTAAGAAATCAAAGTAAATTAACAGATGGAACAGTTATTCATATGAATTATATTACAGGCAGTAATCATAGAATCAAAACAATGTGCCTTTCAACAAGGGCGATAAAAAAAGGCTCTAAGGTGTTATTTATAGATGATTTTATGAAAGCTGGAGGCACTGCAAAAGGGATTATTGACCTTATGCAGGAGTTTGAGGCAGAACTCGTAGGTGTCGGAGTCCTTATGGCAACTAATGTACCCGAAAAAAAATTAGTAGAAGATTTTAAGACGTTGTTATGGCTGGATACGGTTGATGAAAGTAATAAAGTAGTAGACATTTATAGTTTGCAAGAATAA
- the glmU gene encoding bifunctional UDP-N-acetylglucosamine diphosphorylase/glucosamine-1-phosphate N-acetyltransferase GlmU — MKTKALILAAGQGTRMKSEQSKVLHKVFDKALVEYPILAAKHVGVQEICMIIGHKAEEVQKALGNTVSYVLQKEQLGTGHAVMQAIDFIDEDGEVLILYGDTPLITGETLEKMINFHRTNKNGATVLSAVVDDPSGYGRIVRDKAHKFTKIVEQKDATDTEKQIPEINGGMYVFEAALLKYALSQLTNNNVQKEYYLTDTLEILLAKGHKVDAVPSESVEDILGVNSREQLAEVTDIMKQRINSKHMVQGVTLVDPQNTYIGSSVVIGRDTVIEPGCILEGNTQIGEACRIGYHSKIKNTTIGNHVDIEISVITDSFIDEGTHVGPFAYLRPHSHIGKNIKIGDFVEIKNATIGDGTKVSHLTYIGDADVGKGVNFGCGTVVVNYDGEKKHRTTVKDNAFIGCNTNLVAPVIVEEGAYTAAGSTITRTVPKDSLAIARAKQENKEEWVTKKRKK, encoded by the coding sequence ATGAAAACAAAAGCATTAATACTTGCTGCAGGGCAAGGGACCAGGATGAAGTCTGAACAGTCAAAAGTACTGCATAAAGTTTTTGATAAAGCACTCGTGGAATATCCTATTTTAGCAGCAAAACATGTAGGGGTTCAGGAAATTTGTATGATAATAGGCCATAAGGCGGAAGAAGTTCAAAAAGCTCTTGGTAATACTGTCAGTTATGTACTTCAAAAGGAGCAGCTAGGAACAGGGCATGCTGTTATGCAGGCGATAGATTTTATAGATGAGGATGGAGAAGTACTTATTTTATACGGAGATACGCCGCTTATTACTGGAGAAACTCTAGAAAAAATGATTAATTTTCATAGAACAAATAAAAATGGGGCAACGGTTTTATCAGCTGTTGTGGATGACCCATCAGGTTATGGCAGAATTGTAAGAGATAAAGCCCATAAGTTTACTAAAATAGTGGAGCAAAAAGATGCTACAGATACTGAAAAACAGATACCAGAAATTAATGGAGGTATGTATGTTTTTGAAGCAGCACTTCTTAAATATGCACTGTCACAGCTTACCAATAACAATGTACAAAAAGAGTATTATCTAACAGATACATTGGAAATACTACTTGCTAAGGGGCATAAAGTAGATGCAGTTCCATCAGAAAGCGTAGAGGATATATTGGGTGTTAACTCGAGAGAACAGCTGGCTGAAGTAACTGATATTATGAAACAAAGAATTAATTCAAAGCACATGGTTCAGGGCGTAACACTTGTTGATCCACAAAATACGTATATAGGATCTAGTGTCGTAATAGGCAGAGATACTGTTATAGAGCCAGGTTGTATATTAGAGGGAAATACTCAAATTGGAGAAGCTTGTCGTATAGGGTATCATTCAAAAATAAAAAATACAACGATTGGCAATCATGTAGATATTGAAATCAGTGTGATTACAGACAGCTTTATTGATGAGGGGACGCATGTAGGGCCGTTTGCTTATTTAAGACCCCACTCTCATATTGGCAAGAATATTAAAATAGGAGATTTTGTAGAGATCAAAAATGCGACCATAGGAGACGGTACTAAGGTTTCACACCTTACTTATATAGGTGATGCAGATGTAGGCAAAGGTGTTAACTTTGGGTGTGGCACCGTGGTTGTTAATTATGATGGTGAAAAAAAACATAGAACAACTGTTAAGGACAATGCCTTTATTGGATGTAATACTAATTTAGTTGCACCAGTAATAGTTGAAGAAGGTGCTTATACTGCGGCAGGTTCAACTATTACTAGAACAGTTCCTAAAGATAGTTTAGCCATTGCAAGAGCAAAACAAGAAAATAAAGAAGAATGGGTCACCAAAAAAAGAAAGAAATAG
- a CDS encoding glucose-1-phosphate adenylyltransferase encodes MNKKEMIAMLLAGGQGSRLGILTKQIAKPAVMFGGKYRIIDFPLSNCINSGIDTVGVLTQYEPLLLTKHIGIGIPWDLDRRTGGVTVLPPFVKGTEGSWYSGTANAIYHNIRYIDEYNPKYILVLSGDHVYKMDYSAMLEEHKANNSDVTIAVIEVPYEIANQFGIMNTDEEDRIIEFEEKPEHPKSNLASMGIYIFTWDVLKQALIKDNEVHGQSDFGKHIIPDMISTEKNVHAYRFNDYWRDIGTIEAYWKANMELTHTVPIFNLYDEFWKIYTNIEHQLPQYSGEKAMLQQSLISEGCEIYGEVYNSVLGPKVIIEEGAVVKNSIIMAETVIRQGAHLETCIISEKCEVGENAWIGVGENITHISKPHIYSDGITVVGDNTVIPRDIKIGKNCEVGGHTLEEHYNNGILESGHSLIV; translated from the coding sequence ATGAATAAAAAAGAGATGATTGCTATGTTGTTAGCAGGAGGACAAGGGAGCAGGTTGGGTATTCTTACAAAGCAGATTGCTAAGCCTGCTGTTATGTTTGGCGGTAAGTATAGAATTATAGATTTTCCCTTAAGTAACTGTATAAACTCGGGAATAGATACAGTGGGTGTACTCACGCAGTATGAACCGTTGCTTCTTACTAAACACATTGGTATAGGCATACCATGGGATTTAGATAGGAGAACTGGTGGTGTTACAGTACTGCCGCCGTTTGTAAAGGGGACAGAAGGGTCATGGTATTCTGGGACTGCAAATGCAATATACCATAATATCAGATATATAGATGAATATAATCCAAAATATATTTTAGTATTATCAGGCGATCATGTTTATAAAATGGATTATAGTGCTATGCTCGAAGAACATAAGGCAAACAACTCCGATGTCACTATTGCTGTTATTGAGGTGCCTTATGAGATCGCTAATCAATTTGGTATCATGAATACGGATGAAGAAGATAGAATTATAGAATTTGAAGAAAAACCAGAACATCCAAAAAGTAACTTAGCATCAATGGGGATTTATATATTTACATGGGATGTATTAAAACAAGCACTTATTAAGGATAACGAAGTTCATGGGCAAAGTGACTTTGGCAAACATATTATTCCAGATATGATCAGTACCGAAAAAAATGTACATGCCTATAGGTTTAATGATTATTGGCGGGATATAGGAACTATTGAAGCTTATTGGAAAGCTAATATGGAACTTACCCATACTGTGCCTATATTTAACCTCTATGATGAGTTTTGGAAAATATATACTAATATTGAACATCAGCTGCCACAGTATTCAGGAGAAAAGGCAATGCTGCAGCAGTCTCTTATATCAGAAGGCTGTGAAATCTATGGAGAGGTTTATAATTCGGTACTCGGGCCAAAGGTTATTATTGAAGAAGGTGCCGTTGTCAAAAACTCAATTATAATGGCCGAAACCGTTATTAGGCAAGGGGCTCATTTAGAAACATGTATTATATCAGAAAAATGTGAAGTAGGGGAAAATGCATGGATAGGGGTAGGAGAAAATATTACGCATATTAGTAAGCCTCATATTTATTCGGATGGCATTACAGTAGTAGGGGATAATACAGTAATTCCAAGAGATATTAAAATAGGTAAAAACTGTGAAGTGGGCGGACATACCTTAGAAGAACATTATAATAATGGCATTTTAGAAAGCGGTCATTCGCTTATCGTGTAA
- the glgD gene encoding glucose-1-phosphate adenylyltransferase subunit GlgD encodes MRAIGIILAGGKRSTLGVLTKQRNLAAMPVGGSYRAIDFALSNLSNSGIKKVAVISQYSARSLADHIGSSKWWDFGRKKTGLFLFTPHMINQDGFGFRGTADSIFQNIEFLKKSNEPYVVITSGEQIYRLDYEKIIKYHEQKDADITIVCKDLQTYAVEDYGVIGLDEDNKMIEFEEKPLNPQYTTVSLGIYVISRELLIKLLEELELEGRYSIVNDIIVRYRKKLKMYGYLFEGYWKRIRDINEFYKINMDFLTPEVRKLFFNTYPSISTKAKDEPPAKFNAEAKVTNSIISGGDIINGQIENSVLFRKVFVGEGTIVKDSIIMEGATIGKGCIIENAILDKQVFVSDGQKVIGTKDKIILLEKRNIV; translated from the coding sequence ATGAGAGCTATTGGTATCATATTAGCAGGAGGCAAGAGAAGTACACTAGGAGTCCTTACAAAACAAAGAAATTTAGCAGCTATGCCTGTTGGGGGATCTTATCGTGCAATAGATTTTGCACTAAGTAATTTAAGTAATTCAGGTATTAAGAAAGTAGCTGTTATCTCTCAGTATAGTGCAAGATCACTTGCAGATCATATTGGTTCATCAAAATGGTGGGACTTTGGGAGAAAGAAGACCGGCTTATTTTTATTTACACCGCATATGATTAATCAAGATGGTTTTGGTTTTAGAGGAACTGCAGATTCAATTTTTCAAAATATTGAGTTTCTAAAAAAGAGTAATGAACCTTATGTAGTCATTACTTCAGGAGAACAGATTTATAGACTTGATTACGAAAAGATTATTAAATATCATGAACAAAAAGATGCTGATATTACGATTGTATGTAAAGATTTACAAACCTATGCGGTTGAAGATTATGGCGTTATAGGGCTTGACGAAGATAATAAGATGATAGAATTTGAAGAAAAACCATTAAATCCTCAATATACAACAGTATCTCTAGGGATTTATGTGATCAGCAGAGAACTTCTTATCAAACTTCTAGAAGAACTAGAGTTAGAAGGAAGATACAGTATTGTTAATGATATTATCGTACGTTATAGAAAAAAACTAAAGATGTATGGCTATTTATTTGAAGGTTATTGGAAGAGAATACGTGATATTAATGAATTTTATAAAATTAATATGGATTTTTTAACCCCAGAAGTAAGAAAATTATTTTTTAATACGTATCCTTCTATTTCAACAAAAGCTAAAGATGAACCACCTGCTAAATTTAATGCTGAGGCAAAAGTTACAAACAGCATCATCAGCGGGGGTGATATTATTAATGGACAGATTGAAAACTCAGTTCTTTTCAGAAAAGTGTTCGTTGGAGAAGGAACAATTGTTAAAGATTCTATTATTATGGAAGGGGCAACAATTGGCAAGGGCTGCATTATAGAAAATGCTATTTTGGATAAACAGGTATTTGTATCTGATGGACAAAAGGTAATAGGAACCAAAGATAAGATTATTTTATTAGAAAAAAGAAATATTGTATAA
- the murC gene encoding UDP-N-acetylmuramate--L-alanine ligase, which yields MTNLNSLTHKKKIHFIGIGGISMSGLAEIVHNRGSIVTGSDAKSSHTTCHLEEIGIKVYYGHSAAHITDDIDLVVYTAAIAQDNPELLACQKLNVDTVTRSQFLGLIMKDYKFPICVSGTHGKTTTTSMLSHGLLSAGFDPTITVGGILKAINGNIRIGKSEYFVTEACEYCNSFLDFFPKVGIILNIEADHLDYFKDIDHIRRSFQKFACSIPEDGFLAVNGEIDALDEFLMPIPCKTETFGLTPDFNWYADHIVFDDKACASFDVYYNGSLKGHITLNAPGTHNILNCLSVCAVCHYLGISIDRLNEGLTRFTGADQRFEVKGKVHDITIVDDYAHHPTEIAATLQVAKAYPHNKLYIVFQPHTYTRTKAFLNEFASVLSLVENVIITDIYAAREKNPGDISAEDIVKTIHNLGKTALYISDFDEIANYLLEHAVPHDLIITMGAGNINQVADILLGK from the coding sequence ATGACAAATCTTAACTCTTTAACGCATAAAAAGAAAATACATTTCATAGGCATCGGCGGTATTAGTATGAGTGGACTTGCAGAAATTGTTCACAATAGAGGATCGATTGTAACCGGCTCTGATGCAAAAAGTTCTCATACCACCTGTCATTTAGAAGAAATAGGTATCAAGGTATACTATGGCCACAGCGCGGCGCATATAACTGATGATATCGATTTAGTGGTTTATACAGCAGCTATTGCTCAGGATAATCCCGAACTTTTAGCATGTCAAAAATTAAATGTAGATACTGTAACCCGTTCTCAATTTTTGGGTCTTATTATGAAAGATTATAAATTTCCTATTTGTGTTTCCGGGACCCATGGCAAGACGACGACTACTTCTATGTTGTCTCATGGATTATTATCTGCCGGTTTTGATCCTACTATTACAGTTGGAGGTATATTAAAAGCAATAAACGGTAATATCCGCATCGGAAAGTCTGAATACTTTGTTACTGAAGCCTGTGAATACTGTAATAGCTTTTTAGACTTTTTTCCAAAAGTAGGTATCATTCTTAATATTGAAGCTGACCACTTAGATTATTTTAAAGATATTGATCATATTAGGCGCTCATTTCAGAAATTTGCTTGTTCTATTCCAGAAGATGGTTTTCTTGCAGTTAATGGCGAAATAGATGCACTGGATGAGTTTTTAATGCCTATTCCTTGTAAAACAGAAACTTTTGGACTTACCCCAGACTTTAACTGGTATGCAGATCATATTGTTTTTGATGATAAGGCTTGTGCCTCATTTGATGTTTATTACAACGGCTCATTAAAAGGTCATATTACGCTTAATGCTCCTGGCACGCATAATATTCTTAATTGTTTATCAGTATGTGCTGTATGCCATTATTTAGGTATATCTATTGATCGTCTTAATGAGGGGCTTACACGCTTTACGGGTGCAGATCAGCGCTTTGAAGTCAAAGGAAAGGTTCATGATATCACAATAGTTGATGATTATGCCCATCATCCTACAGAGATTGCTGCTACGCTCCAAGTAGCTAAAGCTTATCCACATAATAAACTTTATATTGTTTTTCAGCCACATACTTACACCCGTACTAAAGCTTTTCTTAATGAGTTTGCGAGCGTGCTTTCTCTCGTCGAAAATGTTATTATTACAGATATTTATGCTGCCAGGGAAAAAAATCCTGGGGATATTTCTGCAGAAGATATCGTCAAAACAATCCACAACCTCGGTAAAACAGCTCTGTATATTTCTGACTTTGATGAAATTGCTAATTATTTACTTGAACATGCAGTTCCTCATGATTTAATCATTACAATGGGCGCTGGCAACATCAATCAAGTTGCAGATATTTTACTTGGAAAATAG